One Lepisosteus oculatus isolate fLepOcu1 chromosome 27, fLepOcu1.hap2, whole genome shotgun sequence genomic window, GGGGGTCGTGGCCGTGTCGTCTCCACTCGACCCCGACAGAACCAGTCCACCCGGGTGATAAGCCGGGTCTGAGCGGGTGATGCTGCAGCGGCCACCAGTGGTAGAAACCTGTAATGGCAGCGCGCTGAGCACGACTGTCGCGGCGTGTGCGCTTGGCTCAAGCACGGAGTCAATCAGTTCAAAATACATAAAGCTTCCTGTCTAatagaaataaatattcaatgattatatacctatatatatatatcaataatTCCATAAAAACGACCAAAAACGGCGTGTTATCTGTCTCTGTTCGTTTTTTTTTCCGTCAAAAAAGAACGAGACAATTATATAACAGTAGTGTAGATTATCGGACCCGGGTGCGCCAGGTAGTACCGTCTCGAATCTGGCTTCTGTTTTTGTCTTCGTTCTTCTGCCCGTCCTCAAACCAGCCCTCTCTCTTCAGATCGGCTCCTGGATGGTTAAACTTTACTGGGAAGAGAGATGGGGCGGGGGGGTAACATTACAGACGCAGGGAAAACAGGAGCTACAGCCTCGTAAAACTCGAGAGCTTAACGAATTTATCTCCATCCCCTCGCGCTGACCTGTGGCGCGCGGGAGGAGGGGGGTCGGAGCCGGTTCGACTCCTATAAATGACGCAGACACCGCCGGAGCCCATCGcatcccctcctctctcctgtacaTCACACACGGGTTAGACCCCACCGGAGAGCGCTGGAGTCTTAGTGCGGAGGACTGACTGAGAGTCGCCTTCTCGCCACTAGGACAGCGCAGACCAGGTGAGACCCACCGATTTCAgcatcatcaccatcatcatcatcatcataaaaataataattcatgaAAGTAGTTGGAGTGGGTGGCTCGGCTGactccgaagaaggctccaaagccgaaacgttgtttcgtTTCTTCaattttcagcctggaataaaccttgttctatcatcatcatcatcatcataataatacaactttatatagcgcctttaaaggtaaTATCTCACAGCGCTTTACAGTTGGTGTAGGGAAAAATCAGTCACAAGGATAGCAAATTACAAGCGAAGGACATATACGAAAGAATTAGACAATGGAGCAGACACAGAGACAAGTAAATGCCTttcggggggaaaaaaaccgCTTCTGAGGAGTCCGTTAGACTGCCTTTCTCCTTTTGAAGGCGGATGGTTTAGCGGCATAAACATAATTCTTTGTACTTTTCGCAACGGTAACTCTTCGGGATTGTACACGGGATGGCGACGGATTTATTCTTCCTGAGCTCCAGCGCCCGAAACAGGAGCAGGTTTGGAGTCCGTTTGCCGTGGTttgccaggtgtgagttgcTGTCGACTGTAGCCCGGTTCGGGCGCTGACCGCCGCGGTGATAATACTGCGCGTTAGCCGGTCCGTTTGAAAACGGCGTTTTATCTCGCAAGCCTCCTAGGTCTCCGGGTGGACTGGGTCGCCGGTCAGTCAGTCCTGAAAACACGCTGCGGGTTTGAAATGATCAAATCCAGCTATTATTTTTCCCAAATATGAATATTTCAAAACCTGTGACGTGGTATTAGGTCCTGACCGCTTCTGTAAAGTTGCAACGGCCGGCATTTATTCAACAATTTTTATCAGCTGTTATGAAAAAGTTTGCCGTAGTCGCTTTATCTCTGATTTACATTGAAACCACAGTATGTGACTGGGGCGgaatataaatgtatacagtTCACTGGAACAACTTTTCTCGGTTATATTTACGCCGAAATCGTAAATCGTGAAAACGTATTTATCAAGGACAAGTCAATTCTGCATTTTGTAACCTTGCAAAGTCGGTGAACTCTTCGAGTTAACGCGAGGTAGCAATACTCGGCGACTGGTATTCCGCGGAGTAGTAGCAGATTCATTTTTGCTGTAATTTGTAAGGACTATATTCAATAAAAACCATATTAATGTTAAGCTTTCCGGGATAGACACCGATTCCCCCGCGACCCGGTATAGAAAGTCTTTAGAAAACGGAATGATGTAAATTTTAATAACATTGCtgtgtgaatttttttttattcctatgACATACTATATGTTACACTagccttcagaaaaaaaagtattattccTGCAATATGTATAACAGGtattgcagctacagtacactacATCAGTGTGCTGGGGTTCGAGGGACAGTAGTAACCTCCCCTTCAGACCCCAGATTGGGGTGCCTTAGGTCAGAGGTTAATGAATCTTGCTATGTCATCAGGGGTCCCTGGGTCTGGATATCGTCCTCGGTCTTGTTCTGACTCTGCAGACATTTCCATCCTGTATGGGTCGTCGTTTTCAACGATGTGTCACTAAGCAGTTTGAGAGCACAGCGTCAGAGTTCCTCTCATCAGGACAGTGTCCTATATCCCAAAGGGTCTCCAGGGGCTGTACATGTGTCAGGGCACCCACCTCATCCCCCACAGAGGAGAAGGGTCGgggcaggagagagacactgctgCAGCAGGTGGATTAAGAGGGATCTCAATAAGGAGAGCACGAGCCAGTACACAGTGGAATATATCCACTGGGCAGAGTGGTGggactgtggctaaggatctgtggcaggaaggttgctggttcaaatcctgtgaccggcagaggaatcctactccattgggcctctgagcaaggcccttcaccccagctgctccaggggcgctgtacaatggctgaccctgcgctctgacccccagcttctctgtatgtgtgtctcatggagagcaagctggggtatgcgaaaaagacaaattcgtaatgcaagaaattgtatagggacaataaagtgatctgatcttatatcctggacactggggttaaaactGCAGTGTCATTTGGTGGTATACTGGATGCTATCTATTAGCTGACCTGAGGTTGATGTCTAGCTAAGGCATTGCTAAACTGGAGCAGCAGGGAGGGGTCAGTGCTTTTTTTACGAAAGGgttgcgggttcaaatccctgGTGTTGACACAGCTCCATCGCCTGGCTTGCTCAAGTAAAATGCCCGGGAGCCTACCGTGGTGTGTTTCTTCCTGTGAAACTCCCAGCTCAGCCCGTCGCATGCGTCTGGATCTGCACACTGAGGGTCACAAGAAAGGAAagctttctccaggtgctccagaaAAAGCTCAGATGACACCGACCCCGCTGTTGTGGGTCTAATTCTTATGCGATCACTGCTCCAGGTCCCACGTGGTTCGGGTTTCATCTACAAAGGAAAGCTGTCGCTCGGCATGCCCTCTTATTTAACAGGAAATCCTCGAAATAGCTCCCATTGTGTTTTGCGTGGGGAGTATTTTCCAAAGAGACTGATAATTATTTGATTCGGTTTCTCTGGGTGTTTGGTAATATGGCCCGGACTTAACAAACAGCACCGTCCTGCCAGCCACGAAGGTTCCGTTGTGGAAAAGAATAGGGTTAGGGGATTTGAAGTCACGATTCGGCTATTTAAATCCctcaaacgttttttttaacacttttttaaagtaaaacaataACATCAGAGTCAACTAAAACAAATTTTCCTTCTACGTTCATCACGGATCTAAATCGCTTGCAAACACAGTACTCTTCACCTTTTCTCATTTCTCATACTCCCTCTCACAGAGCCCTTTTAAGATATTAATGTATTACTATTTAGCGATGGAATATcactttttatttcagaaataagtcacTGCCGCAATCTGCATTTGCAAATGTCAGTAACCATCAAAGcccagtgcagtacagtgcacTGATATGCGCAGAGCACTTCAAGAATGCGAGAGAAATGTCGGGCGAGTCCCTCTCGGGCAGGAGGCGGACTGAGAAAGAGCGAGAGCGGATCTCCCGGCTGCTCGCTCGCTCTTCCACCCCCCGCAGACACTCAGAATCTGGGGGGTCGCACGAGGAAATATGGTATATAGAAAATTTCACGCGGATCCTCAAAACCACGTAAGGTGAATTCGCGCACAGCAAGGTATTACTATGTATAGTTTCCCCACTTTTTCATTTGCAGTTAATATGTTTGTCCGCGGCGGTGTTTACCGTGCTGTTGCCGAATCTCACGCATGATTGGAACTGACAGCGTAAACGTCTTCCACACGGCATCACTAAACCCCAGCCGTTTTAATTGAAATCGGAGCCTACTGTCTTGAACCCCCATCTCCGATCCGATGGTCCTACAGCTGGGGTGGGTCATACCTGACCTGCCACGCCACACAGCTGCCTGCATTTTAAAAGCCCCCTGTTTAATTCAATGGGGGAACAAACGTATTGCAATTCAGTGcaatggctgctggcaatatcCTGCAAAAAAGGATGGAAATCGGTAATTAATGCACATTAAGCTTTAGATTATAATGGTCGTGAGCACTGTGtttacaaaatgaataaaaatgtctttgtgtTGCATTAACAGAACAGGAAATTTTTCTAGAAGGGATAAAGACCAAGGGTAATGCCATCATCTGATGATTAAGGCATTATGAGATCCGATGAGATAAAGTGTGTACAGTGGGAAGCTTATGGGTTTTTCCATGTGAGAGTTTACCGGGGCCTGTCAATAAATGTTTGCAATCTACTAAGCCCAGCAGCAACCATCATCACAAGTTCAGTACACAGTGGGAAagccactggagctcagcagctgtgagcctggccagtatctggatgggagactcctgggtgagctgaggctgctgctggaagaggtgttagtggggtcagtagggggcgctcaccttgaggtctgtgtgggtcctaatgccccagtatagtgacggggacactatactgtaaaaaggcaccgccCTTCGGATGAggcataaaactgaggtcctgactctctgtggtcattaaatatcccagggtgtttctatATAAcggtaggggtgtaaccctagcgtcctggccaaattcccccctggtctttaccagtcatggcctcctaataatccccctctctgaactggcttcatcactctgctctcctccccactgagagcttgtgtgtggggagagtactggcgcatcatccaggtggggctgcacactggtggtggtggaggggatccccattacctgtacagagctttgagtggagtgtccagaaatgtgctatggtataagtgtaaggaattattattattattattattattattacttgaaTAGGCTTCTTTCTTTTCCAGGAGTGCCTGCTATGGTAGTGACCAGCCCACTATCCCATGCCTGTCCGTGAGATGACCTGAGAGCTTCACCCCAAATTCCAGCTCCAAGGAAACCTCGTCCACACCAGCCGGAGATCCTTCCCAGCTCCCATTCCCCGGGCTGTGAGAGCACAGGAGCAGACTGTACCAGCACGGGATTCCTTGTGGCTGTCGGCCCCCGAGCAGTGTTTCCGGAAGGGGAGATTGGACAAATTATGGGCTCCGTAGCGGAGAGGATGGCCAGGCCCACCGACCTTGATTCGCTCCACCAGCTGAATGAGTCTCTGACGCTGTGCCAGAGAACTGCGGCTTGCAACATCTCCGAGTTACAGTACCACAATTACGACAGCCTGGATGTCATCGGGGTGCCGGGGGATGGATCCCCAGCGCTGCTTACCGCAATTTCCCTGGTCTACTGTCTGGTGAGCGCCGTGGGGCTGATGGGCAACCTGCTGGTGCTGTACCTGCTGCGCTCCAGCAAGAGCACGGAGAAGTCCACCATCAACGTCTTCGTCTTCAACCTGGCCTTCGCCGACCTGCAGTTCTCGCTCATTCTCCCGTTCTGGGCGGCGGAGGTGGCCCTGGACTTCAGCTGGCCCTTCGGGCACTTCATGTGCAAGCTGGTGTCGCTGGTGAACATGGTCAACGTCTACGCCAGCGTCTTCTTCCTGACCGCCATGAGCGTGACCCGCTACTGCACGGTGGCCACCGCCCTGCAGCCACTCCGCCCTCGGGTGCAGACGGCGTGCGCCGCCAAGCTGGTGACCGGCCTGATCTGGGGGGCCTCCTGGCTGGCCGCGTTGCCCGTCTTCGTCTTCTCCTCCCTGGCCACGGTCGGAGGAGAGCCGGCCTGCCTCCTCCGATTCCCAGGAGGCGCGTCCTGGTTGGCCGCCTACCACCTCCTGCGGATCGCCCTGGGCTTCCTCCTCCCTTACGGCATCATCCTCGTCTCCTACCTCTTGCTGCTCAGGTTCCTGGCCAACCACAGCAGCTCTCTGAACCCCCAGAGGCAGACGCGGGTCACCAAGTCGGTGGCGGTGGTGGTCCTCGCCTTCTTCTTCAGCTGGCTGCCCAACCAGGTCATGACCTTCTGGGGCGTCCTGGTCAAGCTGGACGTGCTGCAGTTTGACGGCGCCTTCTACTTCGCCCACACCTTTTGCTTCCCCGTCTCCCTCTGCCTGGCTCACGCCAACAGCTGCCTCAACCCCGTCATCTACTGCCTGATGCGGCAGGAGTTCAGGAAGGCGCTGAAGAACCTGCTGTGGAGGTTGTCCACCGCCTCCGTGTTCAAGTCCTGCCTGTCCACCGTGGGCCTGGAACACTCGGACGGGCAAGTGACCATTCCACTCAACAACGTGGACAGCCAGAGCGTGCCAGCCTTGCTCTCCTACACCAAGAGGTCCAACGTCCCCTCACTGACCGCCACCAGCAACCAGAGACACTCCAGTCCCCTGATTAACGGAACCCCTTGAGAACAACCCCAGCACTGGAACTGCGGGACAACCCAGTAACTTTGTGTATAATGGAAAAAACTGAAGAAGTGGAGAACTTAAAAAAAGGAGGGAAACAAGACTCCCATTGCTTAGCAGTTTAATCCAGGTCGGGTTTTACTCACTACAGTCCCTCATGCAGCAAGTGAAAACCCTGTAGCTTCCAAGTACTTACAGTTGGCATCATATTTGTATCGCAGCCAGAATGCTTCTGCATGCAAAATAACGCATGTGTCTTATTCAGCACCTGGAATTGTCTCATATACAAGATTGTGATGCTTGTGACAACTGTAACTGTTTAATCTGCAATGCAATGAGAATCCCCTTGTTATCCGTGTTCAGATTATAGCAGCCTAAGCCTCTATGCAGTGCTTAGATCATGTAACCTATGTAGTGACACATAGTAATGGATAGATCAGCTTGCCGGCCAATTGGTTTGAAACCAGATGAAATCAAAATGTCTGTCTTCCCTGTGGAGAAGATGCACAGAGCCGCCATCTGAGAACGTGCACAGAATTTGCGAAAGGTGTGGGGGGTGTATTGAAGTCCTGGTTTAAGTCAGGGgcaggtgtgtgtgggggggagagGGCAGGAGAAAGACGCTTAGTCCTGTGTGATTGTACTCAGCGAGACTCTTGcttgctaaaataaaaaaaaacaaaaaatgataaaagaacAGGACATTTAAGGGTGTAATAGTGAGGCTACTACCccttgtatttaaaaacacgAAACAGGAGAAAGTAAATGTTCACTCTTTGAATAAGGATTGAGAAGATTGAACCATGTGAGAAGATTAAGGACGTTTTGCAGAAAGATCATTTCCTGGTTTCTGAAACACTCCTTTGTTTTCTCTGCGGCTATCTGTGATGTTCACATGGAGAGCAAAGGGGAATTGGATTTGTTGGCAAGTATACAGAGGGATGGTCTCTTTGGTCATTTGAATGTTGCGCTATTGTGGTGCAACACTGAAATGCTTCCCCCAGTCACTTCCTTAGAGATGAGAAGCCCATTCAAAGTGCATGTTGTGCAAGAATGGTCAGCTAACAACACCAGATAACATCACAACACTGCCTCACCAGGCAAATACTCACTACCAGAATATGAATCAGGAAGGAGACTCCTGGATTTCAGTACAGCTGAGCTCCAAATCATACTGAAGTGCTTCAATACTAATTAGTTGCCTTACAAGTGTGAGTTAACATGTgcaagtctttaaaaaaatcaaattacaaataatctttacacttatatagtattTTTCTGGACCACTCAAGgcactttacaggcaatggggatcccctccaccaccaccagtgtgcagctccacctggatgatgcgccagtttgctccccacacaccagctctcagtggggaggagagcagagtgatgaagccagttcagagaggatgattattaggaggccatgactggtaaaggccagggggaaatttggccaggacaccagggtaacacccctactcttctcaagtaacaccctgggatttttaatgcccACAGAGAGtagggacctcggttttacatctcatccgaaggacggcaccttttttttacagtatagtgtccctgtcactatactggggcattaggaccctcacagaccacagggtgaactCCCCCTActggagagtcaggacttcagttttatatctcatcagAAGGAAGATGCccttttacagtgtagtgtcccgtcactgtactgggacaGTAGGACCTACGGGGGTAGCGCCCCCTAGTGGCTCAattaacctcttccagcagcaaccttagctttcccaggagtctcccatcccgctactgaccaggctcagtgtattgctagttgtgagttgcaaggtgatatactgtagctgttggcTACTGTACTCGTGAATGCTCTCTGTAAACGTTGCATCTTGACCGGATTCCAGCTTTAATGCATGGCTGTACAAGTATAAGAAGTGACACACAGTCATCGTGCGTTCCCTCATTGTCTTTACGGTTCTGTGTATTTAAGACTGAATGTTGTTACgatcctgtctatttacagtgtGGTCCTGCTTTCACCTTAAAACTGGAGGCCTGGTAACGCCGCGGCCGCTGTTCCAACTGTACTAAGCGTGTTAAGTGTTccttgtttttgtgtgttcGGTT contains:
- the LOC102690567 gene encoding relaxin-3 receptor 1-like, yielding MGSVAERMARPTDLDSLHQLNESLTLCQRTAACNISELQYHNYDSLDVIGVPGDGSPALLTAISLVYCLVSAVGLMGNLLVLYLLRSSKSTEKSTINVFVFNLAFADLQFSLILPFWAAEVALDFSWPFGHFMCKLVSLVNMVNVYASVFFLTAMSVTRYCTVATALQPLRPRVQTACAAKLVTGLIWGASWLAALPVFVFSSLATVGGEPACLLRFPGGASWLAAYHLLRIALGFLLPYGIILVSYLLLLRFLANHSSSLNPQRQTRVTKSVAVVVLAFFFSWLPNQVMTFWGVLVKLDVLQFDGAFYFAHTFCFPVSLCLAHANSCLNPVIYCLMRQEFRKALKNLLWRLSTASVFKSCLSTVGLEHSDGQVTIPLNNVDSQSVPALLSYTKRSNVPSLTATSNQRHSSPLINGTP